Proteins encoded in a region of the Pelmatolapia mariae isolate MD_Pm_ZW linkage group LG16_19, Pm_UMD_F_2, whole genome shotgun sequence genome:
- the LOC134645489 gene encoding histamine N-methyltransferase-like produces the protein MASSLKSLVNDDDRYQKSFQLFLERSSEHQCMQDFIHNKLPDILASVGDGKSHLNVIGVGSGAGEIDLEMLSELHKKHPGVTVDNEVVEPSRQQLYNYKVLVSQKPDLDYIKFNWNTMTASEFEEHWKAEKATKKVDFIHMIQMLYYVKDPEATVRFFQSLLGKNGKLLIILVSGKSGWGKLWRTYRAQLCQPDISQCVTTGDIKSFLDSKGVCYQSYELPSQMDITECFTEGDEKGELLLDFLTEVLDFSNTASPELRAGVLEMLRHPGCSVESNGKVIFNNNLEAIVLDQLS, from the exons ATGGCATCTTCACTCAAGAGTTTGGTTAATGATGATGACCGATACCAGAAATCCTTCCAGCTTTTTTTGGAGCGCTCGTCTGAACACCAGTGTATGCAGGACTTCATCCACAATAAACTGCCAGATATACTGGCCAG CGTTGGAGATGGAAAGTCACATCTGAATGTCATTGGAGTTGGAAGTGGAGCTG GTGAGATTGACCTAGAGATGCTCTCTGAGCTCCATAAGAAGCACCCAGGGGTGACGGTGGATAACGAGGTGGTGGAGCCTAGCCGCCAGCAGCTATATAACTACAAAG TTTTAGTGTCACAGAAACCAGATTTAGATTACATCAAGTTCAACTGGAACACGATGACTGCCTCTGAGTTTGAGGAGCACTGGAAAGCCGAAAAGGCCACCAAGAAGGTGGACTTCATTCACATGATACAG ATGCTATACTACGTGAAGGATCCCGAAGCAACTGTCAGATTCTTCCAGAGTCTTCTTGGTAAAAATGGGAAGCTTCTCATAATTCTAGTGTCTG GCAAGAGTGGTTGGGGGAAGCTATGGCGGACCTACAGAGCACAGCTGTGTCAACCCGACATAAGTCAGTGTGTGACCACTGGAGACATCAAAAGCTTCCTGGACTCCAAGGGAGTGTGCTACCAGAGCTATGAGCTGCCATCTCAGATGGATATCACCGAGTGTTTCACTGAAGGAGATGAGAAAGGAGAGCTGCTTCTTGATTTTCTCACTGAGGTGCTGGATTTCAGTAACACAGCTTCACCTGAGCTCAGAGCTGGTGTCCTGGAGATGCTTCGGCACCCAGGCTGTAGTGTAGAGTCCAACGGTAAAGTTATCTTCAACAACAACCTTGAAGCAATAGTACTAGACCAGCTCTCCTAA
- the LOC134646125 gene encoding histamine N-methyltransferase-like gives MAAEAQHTCYEGDNVHIFQFYLEHSGEHKAIVQCVNNLLAREFKRIGEGKSSLGVLGVGSGGGEVDAQILTLLQSIFPAVPITADIVEGSSELSDNFKALVAKTASLQKIPFGWNIMSSEDYVKQVKTKGEMKKFDFIHMIQMIYYVENLCETISFYHSLLKANGRLMIIVEAANSGWDTLWKTYSKELCVGVIKEYRSSAEVIACLESLGLKYDEHSAPNAFDITECFNPGSCHGERLLSFMTGSDEFHESFTPEIRAGMLDLLRRKCSTEKDGKVLFNSDLSCILVHA, from the exons ATGGCTGCAGAAGCACAGCACACTTGTTATGAGGGTGACAATGTCCACATTTTCCAGTTCTATCTGGAACACTCAGGAGAGCACAAGGCCATTGTGCAGTGTGTTAACAATCTCCTAGCAAGAGAATTTAAAAG GATTGGAGAGGGTAAAAGCAGCCTGGGCGTTCTTGGTGTTGGAAGTGGTGGAG GTGAGGTGGATGCTCAGATCCTCACACTGCTGCAGTCTATATTCCCTGCTGTTCCTATTACTGCTGACATTGTGGAGGGCAGCTCTGAACTCTCAGACAACTTCAAAG CTTTGGTAGCAAAGACTGCCAGTCTTCAGAAGATCCCATTTGGCTGGAACATCATGAGCAGCGAGGACTATGTAAAGCAAGTGAAAACGAAGGGCGAGATGAAGAAATTTGATTTCATACACATGATTCAG ATGATCTATTATGTGGAAAACCTTTGTGAAACTATCAGCTTTTACCACAGCCTTCTAAAAGCTAACGGCAGACTTATGATCATTGTCGAAGCAG CCAACAGTGGATGGGACACCTTGTGGAAGACGTACAGCAAGGAGCTGTGTGTAGGTGTCATTAAAGAGTACCGTTCATCAGCCGAGGTCATTGCCTGTCTGGAGAGCCTGGGTCTGAAATACGATGAGCATTCAGCTCCCAACGCCTTTGACATTACCGAGTGCTTCAATCCAGGCAGCTGCCATGGAGAACGCCTGCTGAGTTTCATGACAGGAAGCGACGAATTCCACGAGTCCTTCACCCCAGAGATCAGAGCGGGCATGTTAGATCTTCTAAGGAGAAAGTGCAGCACAGAGAAGGATGGCAAAGTGCTGTTCAACAGCGATCTGAGCTGCATTCTTGTTCATGCTTAA